The Coffea arabica cultivar ET-39 chromosome 4e, Coffea Arabica ET-39 HiFi, whole genome shotgun sequence genome includes a window with the following:
- the LOC113740870 gene encoding uncharacterized protein: MVDVVSTDLEQAAVELARKSKLLWFLLLGFICEFWRDSVASFDSATIPKFVTHSLNHSDWKLAMQEEMLALEKNGTWDLVPLPSGDDIVGIQELKSNLQANFQATDLGHLQYSLGHLPVDTAMDSNVKLMEDQGALLDDSGQYRRLVGKLNYLTMTRPDISFVMSVRQKAAVKWLREGDANTSYFHSIVRQRRSSNFIARIKDEGGRWCDSEQLITASAIDFYAKLFTSEAACRGGFPEPPFAVPAVDMECNGSLMAVPTAEEIREVVFAMEVNSAPGPDGFGVGFYQVCWSIIKDDLVAAISVFFQGVGQPREWSSALLVLIPKVEGACQWRDFRPISLCNVNSKIISKILATRLNKVLPQIIAPWQTGFVPSRGITDNILLAQEMAQDLDRRLKDPNLILKLDLEKAYDRVEWPFLLFMLRQFGFQEQVVDLCFRTFSNSWFSVLINGRGIHDLLLARESRFYISTGSRVPYLAFADDIMIFTRCSTDALTAIKDFLAWYQALSGQKVNVEKSSFSPASGASADQLQLVQSILGFREQRLPFRYLGVPLVKGRIRCVHFDGLLTKLRQRLFHWSSKMLTMGGKIILIRHVLSSIPMHLIQVLQPPKAVFVALGRICNAFLWDHSTTEKRVHWAAWERVCAPEEEGGLGFCSFEDRMRAFSCKLWWKLRRKDSAWAEFMHCKYVKGVHPAIARVDRPPASWRRLLEIREFAEKRIRWCLGEGLVDFWQDRWCTEVPLAQLLVGSDLPCVLVGELYFQNGWDVACLRQWLPEPLVSMILELQIFPAERDQLVWKGSPSGEFSVSTAWEELRHKRNGSLLCKFIWSSALPKKLSFFVWRLVKNWVPLDDQLQRKGVLLGSRCSCCERARETVGHLFGSGPVASVVWGHFGKQFGVMQRGFHAVPSLLLSWFLSHQLVTANHIRVIVPVASLWFIWRARNHAHFEGSRMSAERIIGQVGNLIEQLGDAQKLGRAFRGDGDCVWAKGRQVVAGRSPSLVAWVKPPTQYLKLNTDASVTSAGAFGGGVVRSSEGKVIFAFYKEFGEVSVVHAEALALLAGLHYCQERHFTGVRAESDSDTLVRMISSGALANWPLCNVLRKLRCLLANLGATVSHVYREANMVADAMASAQLGHEVVYNGEEAIPRRIKALLRLDRLAVPYVRH; this comes from the exons GTGATGATATCGTGGGAATCCAAGAGCTTAAGTCCAATCTCCAAGCAAACTTTCAAGCAACAGATTTGGGTCACTTGCAGTATTCTTTGG GTCACCTACCTGTGGATACTGCTATGGATTCTAATGTAAAATTAATGGAAGACCAAGGTGCATTACTAGATGATTCTGGACAATATCGAAGACTTGTGGGCAAGCTAAATTATCTCACTATGACGAGGCCTGATATTTCGTTTGTAATGAGTGTC AGGCAAAAGGCGGCGGTGAAGTGGCTCCGCGAGGGCGACGCTAACACTTCTTATTTTCACTCCATAGTTCGTCAGCGAAGGAGTTCTAATTTTATTGCTAGAATTAAGGACGAGGGGGGCCGATGGTGTGACTCTGAGCAACTCATTACGGCCTCTGCAATAGATTTCTATGCCAAATTGTTTACATCAGAGGCAGCATGTAGAGGAGGCTTCCCCGAACCTCCTTTTGCGGTACCAGCAGTGGACATGGAGTGTAATGGCAGCCTGATGGCGGTGCCGACAGCAGAGGAGATCCGAGAGGTTGTTTTTGCGATGGAGGTCAATAGTGCTCCGGGACCCGATGGCTTTGGAGTGGGGTTTTATCAAGTTTGCTGGTCGATCATCAAGGACGACCTGGTGGCGGCGATCTCGGTTTTTTTCCAAGGGGTGGGTCAACCACGGGAGTGGTCAAGCGCTCTTTTGGTTCTAATTCCCAAGGTGGAGGGAGCCTGCCAATGGCGGGACTTCCGACCAATCAGCCTTTGTAATGTAAACTCCAAAATTATCTCTAAGATTTTGGCAACAAGACTCAACAAAGTGCTCCCGCAGATTATTGCACCATGGCAAACAGGATTCGTGCCAAGTCGAGGTATCACTGATAATATCTTGCTGGCTCAGGAGATGGCACAAGATCTAGATAGGCGTCTGAAGGACCCGAACCTGATTCTCAAGTTAGATTTGGAAAAGGCATACGATAGGGTAGAATGGCCTTTTCTGCTCTTCATGCTCCGCCAGTTTGGATTCCAGGAACAAGTGGTGGACTTGTGTTTTCGGACCTTCTCGAACTCATGGTTCTCGGTGTTAATCAATG GACGGGGGATTCATGACTTGTTACTGGCACGGGAGAGTAGGTTTTACATCTCCACTGGTTCACGCGTTCCCTACTTAGCATTTGCAGATGATATCATGATCTTTACACGGTGCTCGACCGACGCATTGACCGCGATTAAGGATTTTTTGGCGTGGTACCAGGCGTTGTCAGGGCAAAAAGTCAATGTCGAAAAGAGCTCGTTCTCCCCAGCATCCGGGGCATCGGCTGACCAGCTCCAGCTAGTACAGTCCATTCTTGGGTTTCGCGAGCAAAGATTACCGTTCCGGTACCTTGGGGTTCCGCTGGTAAAAGGTAGAATTAGGTGTGTACATTTTGATGGGTTGCTCACCAAGCTGAGGCAACGGCTTTTCCATTGGAGCTCCAAGATGCTAACCATGGGaggcaaaataattcttatccGGCATGTGCTTAGCTCGATCCCGATGCACTTGATCCAGGTGTTACAACCTCCCAAAGCGGTGTTTGTCGCGTTGGGAAGAATCTGCAACGCCTTCCTCTGGGACCACTCCACAACGGAAAAGAGGGTGCACTGGGCAGCCTGGGAGAGAGTTTGCGCTCCAGAGGAGGAAGGGGGATTGGGCTTCTGCTCTTTTGAGGATAGGATGAGGGCCTTTTCGTGCAAGCTATGGTGGAAGCTACGGAGAAAGGATTCTGCCTGGGCAGAGTTTATGCACTGCAAATATGTGAAGGGGGTTCACCCAGCCATTGCTAGGGTCGACCGGCCGCCGGCGTCGTGGCGGCGTTTGCTTGAAATTCGCGAGTTTGCGGAGAAAAGGATCCGCTGGTGTTTGGGTGAAGGCTTGGTTGATTTTTGGCAGGATCGTTGGTGCACGGAGGTACCACTGGCCCAACTCCTGGTGGGGTCGGATTTGCCGTGTGTGCTCGTTGGTGAGCTCTATTTCCAGAACGGTTGGGATGTGGCATGTCTTCGGCAATGGCTGCCGGAGCCGCTGGTGTCGATGATTTTGGAGCTGCAAATCTTCCCAGCGGAGAGGGATCAATTGGTTTGGAAGGGGTCACCCTCTGGAGAATTTTCGGTATCAACGGCTTGGGAGGAGCTCCGGCATAAGAGGAATGGGTCACTGTTGTGCAAGTTCATTTGGAGTTCTGCTCTCCCAAAAAAACTCTCTTTCTTCGTCTGGCGTTTGGTAAAAAATTGGGTTCCTTTGGATGACCAACTGCAGCGAAAAGGTGTTCTTCTAGGGTCCAGGTGCTCTTGCTGTGAAAGGGCTCGGGAAACAGTGGGGCATCTATTTGGATCGGGACCAGTGGCATCAGTTGTCTGGGGGCATTTTGGCAAACAATTTGGTGTTATGCAGAGGGGGTTCCACGCGGTTCCCTCGCTGCTATTGTCATGGTTCTTATCTCACCAGTTGGTGACAGCGAATCATATACGGGTGATCGTTCCTGTGGCGTCCTTGTGGTTTATCTGGCGAGCTAGGAATCATGCGCACTTCGAGGGATCGAGAATGAGCGCGGAGCGTATTATTGGGCAGGTGGGAAACCTCATTGAGCAATTGGGGGACGCGCAGAAATTAGGGCGCGCATTTCGGGGAGACGGGGATTGTGTCTGGGCTAAAGGAAGGCAGGTGGTAGCAGGGCGGAGTCCGTCGCTGGTGGCATGGGTCAAACCCCCTACGCAGTATCTGAAACTGAACACGGATGCCAGTGTCACTTCAGCGGGGGCTTTCGGAGGAGGCGTGGTCCGGTCCAGCGAAGGGAAGGTGATCTTTGCCTTCTACAAGGAGTTTGGGGAggtgagtgtggtacatgcggAGGCGCTTGCTCTACTCGCGGGTCTCCACTACTGCCAGGAAAGGCACTTCACAGGGGTAAGGGCAGAGAGCGATTCGGATACGCTCGTTCGAATGATCTCCTCGGGGGCTTTGGCAAACTGGCCACTATGCAATGTGCTGCGGAAGCTACGGTGTCTACTAGCAAACCTGGGGGCAACGGTTAGTCATGTTTATCGCGAGGCGAATATGGTTGCTGATGCAATGGCTTCGGCTCAATTGGGACACGAAGTGGTGTACAACGGGGAAGAAGCGATACCACGTAGGATTAAAGCTCTTCTGAGATTAGATAGGCTAGCAGTTCCTTATGTTAGGCATTAA